CCGAAGATGCGCCGCGTCGCGCTCTCCGCCACCGTCGCCGATCCGGATCTCTATCGCGGTTGGCTGTCCGGCGACGGCGATCTCGACAAGGTCGCGCTGGTCGAAGGCGATCCCGGCGCCGATCCGGACATCGCGATCATGCTCCCGCAGGAGCGCATTCCCTGGTCCGGCCATTCGGGTCGCTACGCCGCCGAGCAGGTGATGCGCCAGATCGAGGCCCATAAAATCTCGATCATCTTCTGCAACACGCGTAGCCTCGCCGAACTGATCTTCCAGGATCTCTGGGCGGTGAACGAGCAGCACCTCCCCATCGGTATCCACCACGGCAGCCTCGACATCGAGGCGCGGCGCAAGGTCGAGGCGGCGATGGCGGCGGGCAAGCTGCGCGCGCTGGTCGCCACCGCCAGCCTCGACCTCGGGGTGGACTGGGGCGATGTCGATCTCGTCATCCAGATGGGCGCGCCCAAGGGATCGTCGCGCCTGCTCCAGCGCATCGGCCGCGCCAACCACCGCCTCGACGAACCGTCCAAGGCGCTGATCGTGCCGGGCAACCGCTTCGAATATCTGGAGGCGCGCGCCGCCGTCGATGCGGTGGAGGCGGGCGAGCGTGATCCTGACGTATTCCGCCCCGGCGCGCTCGACGTGCTGGCCCAGCATCTGATGGCGTGCGCGGCGGCCGAACCCTTCGCGCAAGGCGCAATGCTGGCGGAAGTGCGCGAGGCCGCGCCCTATTCCACTTTGCCCGAGGACGTGTTCGATCGCGTGCTGAGCTTCGTCGCCACCGGCGGCTACGCGCTGCGCGCCTACGACCAATACAAGCGCCTGACGCTGGATGCGGATGGCCTGTGGCGCGTCAGCCACCCGCGTTTCATCACCCAATACCGCCTCAACGCCGGGATCATCGTCGAAGCCGCGATGCTCACCGTCCGTTTCCGGAACGGCCGCTCGCTGGGCAAGGTGGAGGAAGGCTTCGCCGCCAGCCTTGCGCCCGGCGACACCTTCTTCTTCTCGGGCCTGAGCCTCGAAGTGGAGGGGGTGAAGGGCGAGGATCTCTACGTCCGCGCCACCGCGAAACCCGCCCGCATCCCCACATATGGCGGCGCGCGCATGCCGATCTCGACCAACCTCGCCGATCGCGTCCGCCACTTCCTCCACGAGCCGGAGGAATGGCCCCGCTTCCCGCCCGACGTGCGCGAATGGCTGGAGATGCAGCAGCGCCGCTCGGTGCTCCCCGCGCCCGACAGGCTCCTGATCGAAACCTTCCCGCGCGAGGGGCGGCACTACATGGTGGTCTACAGCTTCGAGGGCTGGAATGCGCACCAGTCGCTCGGGATGCTGGTCACGCGCCGGATGGAGACGGCGGGCCTCCAGCCGATAGGATTCGTTTCCAGCGACTATGCCATCGCGACCTATTCGTTAAAGCCCGTCATCGACCCTCGACCGCTCTTCTCGCCCGACATATTGGAGCATGAATTCGTCGACTGGGTGCAGGAATCGGCGCTGCTGAAACGCGCCTTCCGCGAGGTTGCGGTGATCGGCGGCCTCGTCGAGCGCCAGCATCCCGGCAAGCGCAAGACCGGGCGGCAGGTCACCTTCTCGACCGACCTGATCTATGACGTGCTGCGGCGCTACGAGCCGGAACACCTGCTTTTGCAGGCCGCCTGGGCGGATGCGAAGGCGCGGATGACCGATGTCGGTCGCCTCGGCCGCCTGCTCGATACCGCCGCCGAGCGAATCGAACATGTCGATCTGGCGCGTGTTTCGCCGCTTGCAGTGCCGGTGCTGGTGCTGATCGGGCGGGAGCGGGTCGCCGCCGGAACGGTCGACGACGCGCTGCTGATCGAGGCCGAGGCACTGGTCGCCGAGGCGATGCGTGGCGACTCCGATTTTAACCATATCGCTTAACCCACTTCTTCACGATTCGGGCTAGGGCAGGTCTCCGGTCGGGGGAGCAATCGACCAGGGATGTGCGCGTGAAGGGGTTTTGGCTTAAGGCTCTCGCAGGACTTGCGGCGCTGTGCGCGACGCCCGCGATCGCCCAGGACAGTTATGACGGCCGCATCGGCACGGGCCTCGAATGTGTGCCCTATGCCCGCCAGATGTCGGGCATCCAGATCTACGGCAATGCCTGGACCTGGTGGGAGCAGGCGGCCGAGCGCTACGAAGAGGGCGCCCGCCCGCAGGTCGGCGCGGTGCTCGTCTTCCGCCCGCATGGCGTGATGAAGCTCGGCCACGTCGCCGTCGTCAGCAAGATCGTCTCCAGCCGCATCCTGATGGTCAGCCACGCCAACTGGTCGCGGATCGGCGGCGTGCGCGGCCAGATCGAGCGCGACGTGACGCTGGTCGATGTCAGCGAGAATAACGACTGGAGCGAGGTACGCGTCTGGTGGCGCGACAATCAGGGCCTCGGCACCACGCGCTACCCGGTCTACGGTTTCATCTACGGCAACAGCGCCGCCACCGGCGAGCATATCGCGCATGTCAGCAAGGATCTGGTCAGCGCCTCGCCCGATGTCGTCGGTGCGGTGATCGATTCGCTGGGCGCGACGCCCGCCAACTGAGCGATCAGCTAAAGGTCTTCGACAGGCTCTCGCGCAGCAGCCGCTTCGCGCGCAGCGCCATCTCCAGCCGTGTCGCGCTGTAGAGGCCGAGTGCGAAGGCCATGCCGATGTCGGTGGCGAGCAAAGCGGCCGGACTGTGCGGGTTGCCGCCGCCCAGTTCCTCCCCGGCGGCCTTCCGCAGGACGACGAGCACGATCAGGATCAGGAAGGCGGCGGGCGAGGCCTTCTGGTTCAGCGTGTGGGTCGCGGGATCGACGGTGATCTGCATCGTCCGCCCGCGATACCAGCCGCCGGCTATGCCAAAGACCAGCGCCACTGCGGACCACAGCCAGCCCATCGGCGACGGCGGCGCGGCATAGAAGACGAAGTCGACGATCAGCAGGTAGATGGCCGGCACGATCCACAGCGTTTCGATCTTGAGCGGCCGTGCGCGGCTCATTCGCCGCCAGCGCAGCGCCATCACCACCGCGATGACGATGACCGGCATCACATATTGCATCCAGGTCGGACCGGCTTCGGTGTGCATCGCTACGCTCCCCGTTTGACTCCCCACCGCTGTGCTAAGGGAGCAAGGCACCCGTCGCAAGCGGCTTGCGCGCTCCCCCCCGCCTGCTATGCGACGGTGCATGGTTCCCTTTTCGTTCGCAGGCACGGAACTGGTCGCGCTGGCGCCCGGCGCGCTCTTCTGGGAGCGGCGCCGTGCCCTGCTGTTCGCCGATCTGCATCTGGAGAAAGCGAGCTTCTACGCGCGCGGCGGGCAGATGCTGCCGCCTTATGATTCGGATGCGACACTGCGCGAACTGGCCGACCTCGTCGCGCGGACCGGCGCCGGAGAAATCTGGTGCCTGGGTGACAGCTTCCACGATGCCGAGAGCTGCGAGCGGCTGGCCGACGATACGCGCGATCTGCTGCGCGGGCTGACGGCATCAACGCGCTGGACGTGGATCGCGGGCAATCATGACATCGGCGCGGTCCGCCTTGCCGATCATTGCGGCGGGCGCGTGCTCGGCGAGGCGGAGGTTGACGGGTTGCTGCTCCGCCACGAGGCGGACCCGCGCGAGCAACGGCCCGAATTGTCCGGCCATTATCACCCCAAGCTGCGCATGACGCTCAAGGGCCGCCATGTCGCGCGGCGCTGCTTCGTGGCGACGGCGACCAAGCTGATCCTGCCGGCCTTCGGCGCGCTCACCGGCGGCATGGACGCGGGCGATCCAGTGATCCGCAAGGCGCTGGGCGGCCGGGCGGCGCAGGCGCTGGTGCCGCTCGCCGATCGGCTGCTCCGCTTCCCGCTGGCGGCATGATCTTTCCCCCTCCCTGAAAGGGAGGGGTTAGGGGTGGGTTCTTCTCCGGATCGAGGTCATGCCTGCCACTGGCGAACCCACCCCCGGCCCCTCCCTTTCCGGGAGGGGAGAACGCGTCACGCCTTCCAGCTCATCGGAAAGAGCCGCTTCAGCGCCTCGACCTTGGGCCGATCGTTGATCACGATGTACGGATAGTCGGGATTTTTCGCCATGAAGTCCTGATGATAGGATTCGGCCGGGAAGAAGCCCCGCGCCGTCTCGATCCGCGTCACGATCGGGCGGGGATAGACGTGGGCGGCGGTCAGTTGGGCGATATAGGTTTCGGCCACCTTCGCCTGCGCGGGCGACTGCGGGAACAGGGCGGAGCGATATTGCGGGCCATGATCCGGCCCCTGTGCGTTCAGCCGGGTCGGATCGGCGACCACCGAGAAATAGATGCGCAGCAGGTCGGCGTAATTCACGCGTGCCGGATCGAACACGACCTTCACCGATTCGGCGTGGCCGGTCGTGCCGGTCGAAACATCCTCATATTGCGCGGTCGATCCCTTGCCGCCGGCATAGCCGGACGTGGCGCTCATCACGCCTTTCACGTGGGAAAAGACGCCCTGCACGCCCCAGAAGCAGCCGCCCGCGAAGATCGCGGTCTCGCGATGGCCGGAGACCGGCTCGATCAGGGTGGGCCGGGGGGCATTCACCGCCGTTTCGGCGGCGAAGCTCGGCATGAGGCCGAAGAACAGGGCACCGCCGGCGGCGAGCGCGGCGGCGAAAGGCAGGATGCGGGACATGGGCGCACTCCTCATGAGGGGCATGTCCCCTCATTCGGTGCGCGCCCGATGCCGGTTACATCATTTCAGCGCGGCGCAGGCCTCGGCGATGCGGTTGCACGCCTCGGTCAGCAGCGCGTCCGAAGTCGCGTAGCTGATCCGGAAGGCCGGGGAGAGGCCGAAGGCCGCGCCCTGCACCGGGGCGACTTTCGCCTCGGTCAGCAGATAGCCGACCAGCGCCTCGTCGTCCGCGATCTTCACGCCCTTGGGCGTGGTCTTGCCGATCAGACCGGAGACGTCCGGATAGACGTAGAAGGCGCCCTCGGGCGTCGGGCAATGGATGCCCGGCACTTCGTTCAGCCCCTTCACCACCAGATCGCGGCGACGCTGGAAGGCGACGTTCCGCTCCTTGAGGAAGCTGTGGTCGCCGTTCAGCGCCGCGGTCGCCGCCGCCTGCGCGATCGAGCAGGGGTTGGAGGTCGATTGCGACTGCAGCTTCGACATCGCCTTGATCAGCCAGGACGGGCCGCCCGCGAAGCCGATCCGCCAGCCGGTCATCGCATAGGCCTTCGACGTGCCGTTCACCGTCAGCGTGCGCTCGTAGAGCGACGGGCACACCTGTGCGATCGTCGCGAACTGGAAGTCATCGTAGAGGATGTGCTCGTACATGTCGTCGGTGAGCACCATCACCTGCGGGTGGCGCTCCAGCACTTCACCCAGCGCCTTCAGCTCGGCGGCCGAGTAGGCGGCGCCCGTCGGGTTGGACGGCGAGTTCAGGATCACCCAGCGGGTCTTGGGCGTGATCGCCTGCTCCAGCTGCTCGGGCAGGATCTTGTACTGCTGGTTCGCGCCCGCCGAGACGATGACCGGCGTCCCGCCCGCATAGGCGACGATGTCCGGATAGCTCACCCAGTATGGCGCCGGGATGATCACCTCGTCGCCCTTGTCGATGGTCGCAACCAGCGCGTTGAAGAGCGTGTGCTTGCCACCGACGTTCACGCTGATCTCGTTGGCTGCGTAGGTGAGGCCGTTGTCGCGCTTGAACTTGGCGGCGACGGCGGCCTTCAGCTCGGCGGTGCCGTCGACGTTGGTATATTTGGTCTTGCCGGCGCGAATCGCCTCAATCGCGGCGTCCTTCACGTAATCGGGCGTGTCGAAATCCGGCTCGCCGGCGGCCAGGCCGATGATGTCGAGACCCTGCGCCTTCAGCTCCAGCACGCGGCTGGTCATGGCGAGCGTGGGGGACGGCTGGATGCGGTCGAGCGCTTCCGACGTGGTTCGCATGGGGGTTCGGCTTTCCGGCAGGAGGAGACGCGCGCGCCTATGACGGATGTCGCCGCTCAGGGCAACCGCGCTCGAATCAATCCCCGGAGCGCATTGCCGAGAAAGAATCCGTCGCTCAGATCGGTGGCCGTGAGATCCTGTTCGATCGCCTCGCCATCGGCCAGCAGGCGTTCGCGCAGGATGCCTGGAAGGAGGCCGCGTGACGCCGGCGGGGTGAGCAGCTTGCCGTCGCGCTCGACGAACAGATTGGTGAAGCTGCCCTCGGTCAGGAAGCCATCGGGCCGGGCGAACACCACTTCGACATGGCCCGCTCGCGCCGCATCGTAGAAATCGCGATCGCTGGTCTTGTGGCGCAGGCGGAAGTCGTCCAACGAGACCGGCAGTGGCACGATCGGTGCCACGATCTCCTCGATCTCCGCGGGAGCGTCGCGCACCTCGATCGCCACCTTGCCGGTCGGAGAGAGGCGCACGCGGATCCGGGCGGGATCGCGCAGGCGGAAGGTCGCGGCCTGCAGCTCGTTGCGGCAATCATGGCGATCGAACGCGAAGCCCAGCGCGTCGGCCGATCGCTTCATCCGTCCGAGATGGCGCTCGAGATCGGTGAAGCCCTCGTGCGGATCGAACGGCATCGTTTCCAGCAGATCGAAGCGCGGGCAGGCGGCGGAAACGAACGCGCCCTTGGCGAGGCATTCGGCCCACTCGGCATCGACTTCGCTGTCCGCCACCACACCCGACCCCAGACCAAGGGTCGCGCGCTCACCCTCCACCACCAAGGTGCGAATCGCGACGTTGAAAGCGGCGTCGCCGCCCGCATCGAGCCGCCCGATCGCACCGGTGTAGAGGCCGCGCGACCCCGCCTCGACCTCGGCGGCTATCTCCATCGCGCGCAGCTTGGGCGCGCCGGTGATCGATCCGCAGGGGAAGGTGGCCTCCAGCAGTGAGACCGCATCGGCGCCGTCGGCCAGTTCGGCGGTGACGGTCGAGGTCATCTGCAGGATCGTCGGATAGCGCTCCACCGCGAACAGCTCCGGCACCGCCACGCTCGCCGGCGCGGCGACGCGGGAGAGATCGTTGCGGATCAGGTCCACGATCATCAGGTTCTCGGCGCGCTGCTTGGGGTCTTCGGCCAAGGCGGCGGGATCGCTGTCGCGCGCGGCGGTTCCCTTCATCGGGCGGGCCTCGATCCGGCGACCGTCGAGGCGCACGAACATTTCGGGCGAGAAGCTGAGCAGGGTTCGTGTGCCGTCATGCACGATCCCGCCCCACCCCGCCGCCGCCGCGCCCCGGATCCGGGCGTAGAGCGCCAGCGGATCGCCCGCGACCGGCATCCCCGCCTGGAAGGTGAGGTTCGCCTGATAGATATCGCCCGCCGCGATATACGTCTTCACCCGGTCGAAGGCCGCGGTGTAGGCGGCCCGGTCGATCAGCGGTTTCGGCGGGCCGGCCCATGCTCCGGCAGGATCGGGCAGCAGCGCTGGCACCCGTTCGGGCGCGACGGCCTCGTGGCGCTCGAACAGGCCGAACCAGAGGAGCGGCGTGCCCGGCGCGCCCTGGGGCGGCTCCGACAGGGCGCCCGCATCATAGGCGATCCACCCCGCCGCGTGCAGGCCGTGCGCCTGCGCATATCGCAGCGCACTCAGGCAATTGGCGAGCTTGGCGGAATCGCGGCAGGCGATCGTATCGACCGGGTCGCAATACAGGCGCGCCATCGCCGCCCCTTCGGCGCGGGCATCGTCCAACAGCACGAAGGGGGTGGAACGATCGAGCATCGCCCCCTCCTGCAAGGCTTTGGCTTGCGTGGCAACGCCGCGATGCGCATCTGGAGGGCATGGACAAGCCCCTCCCGCCTCTTCGCGCCGCCGTCGTGCCGGTCACGCCGTTCCAGCAGAACTGCACGCTTCTGTGGTGCACGAAGACGATGCGCGGCGCCTTCGTCGATCCGGGCGGCGATCTCGACAAGCTCAAGGCGGCGGCTACCCAGCATGGCGTGACGATCGAGAAGCTGCTCGTCACCCACGGCCATATCGATCATTGCGGGCAGGCGGGTGTGCTGGCGAAGGAACTCGGCGTGCCGATCGAAGGGCCGCAGGAAGAAGATCGCTACTGGATCGCGCGGCTCAACGACGATCGCGCGAGCTTCGGGCTGGAGGGCAGCCCGTTCGAGCCGGATCGCTGGCTTCAGGATGGCGACGAGGTGACGGTCGGCGATCTGACTCTCAAGGTCCGCCACACGCCGGGGCATACGCCGGGCCACGTCGTCTTCTTCCATGAGCCGTCGCGATTCGCGATCGTCGGCGATGTGCTCTTTCGCGGATCGATCGGCCGCACCGACTTCCCGCTCGGCGACCACGACACGCTGATCGCGTCGATCACCGAGCGGTTGTGGCCGATGGGTGACGACGTGGCCTTCGTGCCGGGCCATGGCCCGACCTCCACCTTCGGCACCGAGCGGGCGACGAACCCGTTCGTCGCCGATTCGCGATTCGGCTGATCAGAGGTAATGGATCGCCGCCGGCGGATGCGATCCGATCCAGATCGCCCACACCGCCAGCGTCAGCAGCACCGCCCAGGTGAGGCACGCGCCCACCGCGCGCATCGCGCCCATCTTCTGCGCATCCATGCCGAGCATGTGGACGAGGCGGGCCAGCGTGAACGCCGCGCCAATCCCCCACAGCCAGGATTTCGATCCGCCGGCCAGCTCGATCAGGCCCATCAGGATCAGTACGAACGGCGCATATTCGACGAAGTTCGACTGCGCGCGCATCCGGCTGAGCAGCAACGGATTGTTGCCGTCGCCGTGCAACACCTTACCCGAACGGCGAATCGCGACGATGCGGAAAGCGAGCCAGAGATTGATGAGCGCGGCGGCGCCGGCGAAGGTGAGCGTGACGGGAAGCATGGGAAACCCCGGAATATGCGTGACGATGTCCCTCGCTCGCACGCAACGCGGCGGGTTGCAACAGCGCGGAAATCCGGTATAGGGCGCCCTTCGCGACGAGGCCGGCCGCTGATGGTCCGCGGCCGTTCTGGCCGTGGCGATTCGGATGGTATGCGGCCCCGCACCCATTGAACACTAGGATTAGGTGCCGGTATGGCCGTTCCCAAGCGAAAGACCTCGCCCTCGCGGCGCAACATGCGTCGCAGCCACCATGCGCTCTCCGTGGAGTCGTTCCAAGAGTGCCCGAACTGTGGCGAGCTGAAGCGCCCGCACAACCTGTGCAACGCGTGCGGCCACTATAACGGCCGCGAGATCGTCTCGGTCGAGGCCTGAGCCTCACGGAACGGACAGCTCGAGTGGACGCGCCGCGGATCGCCATCGACGCGATGGGAGGAGACGGGAGCGCGGCCACGATGCTGGCGGGCGCCGCCCTGGCGCTCACCCGGTTTCCTGATCTTCGCTTCCTGATCGTCGGCGATGACGCCGCGATCCAGGCCGAGCTTGCGCGCCACAAGGCGCTGGCCGCCGCCAGCGAGATCCTGCACGCGCCCGAAGCGATCAGCGGTGACGACAAGCCGAGCCAGGCGATCCGCCGCGCCAAGACCACCTCGATGGGCCTCGCCATCCAGGCGGTGAAGGAGCGCGAGGTCGGCGCTGCCGTCTCTGCCGGCAACACCGGCGCGCTGATGGCGATGGCGAAGCTGGCGCTGCGCACGCTGCCCGGCATCGATCGCCCGGCGCTCGCCGCGATCATGCCGACGTTGGGCGACAATGATGTCGTCATGCTCGATCTCGGCGCCAATACCGAGTGCGATGCCAACAATCTCGTCCAGTTCGCGCTGATGGGTGCCGCCTATTCGCGGGTCGCGCTCGATATCGAGAAGCCCAAGACCGCGTTGCTCAATATCGGCTCGGAAGAGCTGAAGGGCACCGACGAGCTGAAAGAGGCCGCCGCCAAGCTGCGCGCCCATCCCTCGCTGCCGCTCGAATTCGTCGGCAATATCGAGGCGGACCGGATCAATCGCGGC
The nucleotide sequence above comes from Sphingomonas oryzagri. Encoded proteins:
- a CDS encoding ligase-associated DNA damage response DEXH box helicase; this translates as MSDLPPILGDWFASRGWRPRRHQLAMLDAARAGKSALLVAPTGAGKTLAGFLPSLVELIETPSEGLHTLYVSPLKALAVDIQRNLLGPIEEMGLDIRVETRTGDTPSDRKARQRVKPPQMLLTTPESLSLLLSYPDAAQLFANLRTIVIDEVHAFAPSKRGDLLSLCKARLQRLAPKMRRVALSATVADPDLYRGWLSGDGDLDKVALVEGDPGADPDIAIMLPQERIPWSGHSGRYAAEQVMRQIEAHKISIIFCNTRSLAELIFQDLWAVNEQHLPIGIHHGSLDIEARRKVEAAMAAGKLRALVATASLDLGVDWGDVDLVIQMGAPKGSSRLLQRIGRANHRLDEPSKALIVPGNRFEYLEARAAVDAVEAGERDPDVFRPGALDVLAQHLMACAAAEPFAQGAMLAEVREAAPYSTLPEDVFDRVLSFVATGGYALRAYDQYKRLTLDADGLWRVSHPRFITQYRLNAGIIVEAAMLTVRFRNGRSLGKVEEGFAASLAPGDTFFFSGLSLEVEGVKGEDLYVRATAKPARIPTYGGARMPISTNLADRVRHFLHEPEEWPRFPPDVREWLEMQQRRSVLPAPDRLLIETFPREGRHYMVVYSFEGWNAHQSLGMLVTRRMETAGLQPIGFVSSDYAIATYSLKPVIDPRPLFSPDILEHEFVDWVQESALLKRAFREVAVIGGLVERQHPGKRKTGRQVTFSTDLIYDVLRRYEPEHLLLQAAWADAKARMTDVGRLGRLLDTAAERIEHVDLARVSPLAVPVLVLIGRERVAAGTVDDALLIEAEALVAEAMRGDSDFNHIA
- a CDS encoding CHAP domain-containing protein yields the protein MKGFWLKALAGLAALCATPAIAQDSYDGRIGTGLECVPYARQMSGIQIYGNAWTWWEQAAERYEEGARPQVGAVLVFRPHGVMKLGHVAVVSKIVSSRILMVSHANWSRIGGVRGQIERDVTLVDVSENNDWSEVRVWWRDNQGLGTTRYPVYGFIYGNSAATGEHIAHVSKDLVSASPDVVGAVIDSLGATPAN
- a CDS encoding CcdC protein domain-containing protein: MHTEAGPTWMQYVMPVIVIAVVMALRWRRMSRARPLKIETLWIVPAIYLLIVDFVFYAAPPSPMGWLWSAVALVFGIAGGWYRGRTMQITVDPATHTLNQKASPAAFLILIVLVVLRKAAGEELGGGNPHSPAALLATDIGMAFALGLYSATRLEMALRAKRLLRESLSKTFS
- the pdeM gene encoding ligase-associated DNA damage response endonuclease PdeM is translated as MVPFSFAGTELVALAPGALFWERRRALLFADLHLEKASFYARGGQMLPPYDSDATLRELADLVARTGAGEIWCLGDSFHDAESCERLADDTRDLLRGLTASTRWTWIAGNHDIGAVRLADHCGGRVLGEAEVDGLLLRHEADPREQRPELSGHYHPKLRMTLKGRHVARRCFVATATKLILPAFGALTGGMDAGDPVIRKALGGRAAQALVPLADRLLRFPLAA
- the msrA gene encoding peptide-methionine (S)-S-oxide reductase MsrA; its protein translation is MSRILPFAAALAAGGALFFGLMPSFAAETAVNAPRPTLIEPVSGHRETAIFAGGCFWGVQGVFSHVKGVMSATSGYAGGKGSTAQYEDVSTGTTGHAESVKVVFDPARVNYADLLRIYFSVVADPTRLNAQGPDHGPQYRSALFPQSPAQAKVAETYIAQLTAAHVYPRPIVTRIETARGFFPAESYHQDFMAKNPDYPYIVINDRPKVEALKRLFPMSWKA
- a CDS encoding pyridoxal phosphate-dependent aminotransferase; translation: MRTTSEALDRIQPSPTLAMTSRVLELKAQGLDIIGLAAGEPDFDTPDYVKDAAIEAIRAGKTKYTNVDGTAELKAAVAAKFKRDNGLTYAANEISVNVGGKHTLFNALVATIDKGDEVIIPAPYWVSYPDIVAYAGGTPVIVSAGANQQYKILPEQLEQAITPKTRWVILNSPSNPTGAAYSAAELKALGEVLERHPQVMVLTDDMYEHILYDDFQFATIAQVCPSLYERTLTVNGTSKAYAMTGWRIGFAGGPSWLIKAMSKLQSQSTSNPCSIAQAAATAALNGDHSFLKERNVAFQRRRDLVVKGLNEVPGIHCPTPEGAFYVYPDVSGLIGKTTPKGVKIADDEALVGYLLTEAKVAPVQGAAFGLSPAFRISYATSDALLTEACNRIAEACAALK
- the pabB gene encoding aminodeoxychorismate synthase component I, yielding MLDRSTPFVLLDDARAEGAAMARLYCDPVDTIACRDSAKLANCLSALRYAQAHGLHAAGWIAYDAGALSEPPQGAPGTPLLWFGLFERHEAVAPERVPALLPDPAGAWAGPPKPLIDRAAYTAAFDRVKTYIAAGDIYQANLTFQAGMPVAGDPLALYARIRGAAAAGWGGIVHDGTRTLLSFSPEMFVRLDGRRIEARPMKGTAARDSDPAALAEDPKQRAENLMIVDLIRNDLSRVAAPASVAVPELFAVERYPTILQMTSTVTAELADGADAVSLLEATFPCGSITGAPKLRAMEIAAEVEAGSRGLYTGAIGRLDAGGDAAFNVAIRTLVVEGERATLGLGSGVVADSEVDAEWAECLAKGAFVSAACPRFDLLETMPFDPHEGFTDLERHLGRMKRSADALGFAFDRHDCRNELQAATFRLRDPARIRVRLSPTGKVAIEVRDAPAEIEEIVAPIVPLPVSLDDFRLRHKTSDRDFYDAARAGHVEVVFARPDGFLTEGSFTNLFVERDGKLLTPPASRGLLPGILRERLLADGEAIEQDLTATDLSDGFFLGNALRGLIRARLP
- a CDS encoding MBL fold metallo-hydrolase, giving the protein MDKPLPPLRAAVVPVTPFQQNCTLLWCTKTMRGAFVDPGGDLDKLKAAATQHGVTIEKLLVTHGHIDHCGQAGVLAKELGVPIEGPQEEDRYWIARLNDDRASFGLEGSPFEPDRWLQDGDEVTVGDLTLKVRHTPGHTPGHVVFFHEPSRFAIVGDVLFRGSIGRTDFPLGDHDTLIASITERLWPMGDDVAFVPGHGPTSTFGTERATNPFVADSRFG
- a CDS encoding MAPEG family protein, coding for MLPVTLTFAGAAALINLWLAFRIVAIRRSGKVLHGDGNNPLLLSRMRAQSNFVEYAPFVLILMGLIELAGGSKSWLWGIGAAFTLARLVHMLGMDAQKMGAMRAVGACLTWAVLLTLAVWAIWIGSHPPAAIHYL
- the rpmF gene encoding 50S ribosomal protein L32 encodes the protein MAVPKRKTSPSRRNMRRSHHALSVESFQECPNCGELKRPHNLCNACGHYNGREIVSVEA
- the plsX gene encoding phosphate acyltransferase PlsX, translated to MDAPRIAIDAMGGDGSAATMLAGAALALTRFPDLRFLIVGDDAAIQAELARHKALAAASEILHAPEAISGDDKPSQAIRRAKTTSMGLAIQAVKEREVGAAVSAGNTGALMAMAKLALRTLPGIDRPALAAIMPTLGDNDVVMLDLGANTECDANNLVQFALMGAAYSRVALDIEKPKTALLNIGSEELKGTDELKEAAAKLRAHPSLPLEFVGNIEADRINRGAVDVVVSDGFSGNIALKAVEGTARFVTDLLRRSFSSSLRSKVGFLISRPAMHLLRVHLDPNNHNGAVFLGLNGIVVKSHGSADAKGVANAIAVAAKLVRDDLNRLIAEDMAEYRAASTPVQAA